From the genome of Pirellulales bacterium:
CGGGAATCGCCCGCCGCCAATTGGCCGGCCCAATACGTTTCTCCGCTGGCGTCGACGGTGCGGCCCAAGAGCAGCGTATAGATCGAGTCGATCCACGCCGTGTTGGTTCCGCCGGCATTGAGGTAGAACTCGTTGGAGGCGACGAACCCGGCCTCGAGCCCCTGATCGGTCAGGCCGGCCTGCATCTGCGAGGTCCAATAGGCCAGGCCGGCGGCGTCAGCCACCCGGCCCAGCAGCTTCACATAGTCGGGCGCGATGACGAAGTTCTGATAATACTCGGCGCTGTGGGCGATCGCCGTGGCCACGCTGGCGATGGCCGCGCCCTGATCGAGTAGATTCGACCAGTAGCTCAGCCCGCCGGCGTCGGGGGAGCGGCCCAGCACGTCTTCGTACACCGCCGTCACGTATTTTTGGTGCGCCGTGAGCGCCGTCGTCGTGACGTTGGTGTCGAGCGTAATCGCGTTGTTCGGTTGCGTGCCGTCGGTGTTGTCCGTCGACTCGACGTAGGCCGCGTTCGCCAGCACGCCGGCCGCGGTCGGCGTGACCGTCACGGTCAAGGTCGCCGTCGTTCCTTTGGCCAAGGTCGGTATCAAGGCGGACACCACCGACCCGGACTGGGCAACCACGTTCACGCCGCCCAGGCTGCTGGTGCCGCTGACGAACGTCGCGCCCGTGGGCAGTAAATCGGTGACATACACGTTGGTGGCGTCGGTGGTCGTGCTGTTGTTCGTGACGGTCAGCGTGTAGGTGAGCGACTGATTGACCACGGGATACGTGGGGCTGGCGCTCTCGGAGATCGAGAGATCGGCGGCCGAGCCGGTCGCCGCCATCACCGGCGTCACCGTGGTGGCGAAGTTGTCGCCGCTGCTGGTGTCTCCGCCCGTGCTGCTCACCGCCGCCACGTTGATCAACGCACCGGGCGGCGTGTCGGGACCATCGACGGTGATGGAGAAGGTGAGCGATTGCCCGGCGCCGAGATTCGGCAGCGTAGCCTGGGCATAATAGCTTTGCGGGAAGGTGACGGTCACGCCCGTGGGTTCGCTCGAGTTGGTGCCGGGGAACGAGCCGTTGGGCAGCACGTCGGTCACCTGCACGCCGCTGGCGGTGGTGCTGCCGTTGTTCTTCACGGTGATGGTATAGACGACGTTGTCGCTGCCGCCGGGCGTGACGGGAGCATTGTTGTTGGCCGGGCTGACGCTGATGGCGAGGTCGTTGGCGCCGGCGCCGAGCGCCGTGACGCTGTTCTGCTGCTGGCTGGTGGCCGCCGTGGCCGACGTGGAGTGGCTGGGATCGTCGGCGCTGTAGACGGCCGCCGTATCGGTGAGCGTGCCGCTGGTCGAGCTGTTGACCAGGGCGAAGACGACGGCGTTGGGCGCGCCGCCAATGCCGCCCGTGCTGCCGGCGGTGACCGTGCCGACGTTGTACGTCACCGTGTTGTCGGCGGCGTCGTAGCTGATGTTCGGCACAGCGGGGTTGTTGGGCGTGACCAGGCCGAGAAAGGTCTCGCCGGTGGGAAGTTGATCGGTGACCACCGTGTTGGTGGCATCGCTGGCGCCGCTGTTGGCGACGGTGAGGTTGTATTGCACCACGTCGCCGGCCACGAGCGCGGTCGTGGGCGCGACCTGGTTGGTCATCGCCAGATCGGCGGCGAGCAGCGTGCGGGCTTCGAGTGTTTCCAGGCCGGCCGTCTGAAAGCGTGTTTTTCCAAGGGGCGCGGCGCGGCGGGTTTTGCGGTCGGACCGGCGCTCGCGGCGTGTGCCAAACAGAAAGTTCCAAGCGTTCATCATTGCCCTTTCAAGAACTGCGGCCGGACTTGGAAGATGCCCCGTTTCTTTCATCGCTCCGGCGGGGCGAAGGCCGTGAGATTAATTCCGTCCAGCCAGCCCCGAAAGACCGGCGAATTTGCCCGGCTTGCCAGGCGTAGCACCGAAGGTGCGTGATTCGACAGCCCAGGGTGCAACTTTTGATGTTGCGCGTTTTCCGCATCCGCCGCGTAGCGGCGCTAGAGTTTAGCCGTGGGTGCGAACCCACGGTAACGTTCGGCGAGTGCCAACAAAGCCGCGTAGCGGCGACAGAGGTTCTGCCGCCGCTACGCGGCTCCGCCGAGGGATTTACAACCATCTCCGTGGGCTCGCGCCCACGGCTAAACTCTGTGGCCGCTACGCGGCCGGGTGCCCAAAGCGCAACGTCAAAAGGTGGCAACCCTGGGTTTCGGGCAGACGGAAAACATCGTAGCCCTGAAAAGGCGTCATTCCCCCGTGTAGCAACACGCGGCCTGGCATTATCATGAATTCATGGCCAAGAAACGCATTCCTCGGTACAAGCGAGACGCCGACGGCGAGGCGACGCCCCGCCCGCGCAGCGGCCGAATCGCCGCCGACCCATCGAAGCGGGCCCCGAACAACTCCTATGGTCCGCCGCTGTTCTACGAGGACCGGCCGTTCGAGAGCGGTGAGGCGCGAAGGGTTGCCGTTCGCGAATTTCAAAGTCCGAGAACCCGAGCGGAAGTCATGGCCACCATTGAAGAATTCGCCGCGGCAATCCTGGCCTTTTTGGCCCGCGCATCAGCCAGCTCGTGATGCGCCGCGATTGCCAATTTTGACCGCGGCCCGTTTTGCCGATAGGATTGAGAGGTTCCCGGCCCTCACCAAGCGGCTATCGCCAAGAAGAAAGCCGTAAGCCCTAACGGGGCGTGATTCCCGTGATTGTAGGCGTTGGCCAAAAGCGGAATTCGTCGACATCGCGCGGGCCGATGACAGATCGATAATATCCATCGCCGCGCCGGGGAATCGCGCCCTTTCAGGGCTACGGTTTCGCGCGGCTCGACATCCCAGGGTTCCGCTGCGTGTACCCTGGGCTATCGAATCACGCCCCTTCGGGGCTACGAACGCGGCCCGCTCATCTCTCATCTCTCATCCCTCGTCCGCGCACCAACCCAAGCCACTCGCCCGCCATACTACCAACATGCCCAGCCTCACACGCCATATCCACGAATCGCTGATCGCGGCCGGACTCATGCCACGCGCCGCCGCGCCGCTGAGCCGGCCGATGGTGCCGGCGGTGCGCGAGCCGCTCTCGATCGCCGTCAAAAACATGCCCGGCCCGCTCGACGACAATCGCTGCACCCAGCAGCCGCGCCGCGCCATCAAGACGCGCAATCTGCTCTATCACGTCTGGCCCGTCGCCAACAGCGACCTCTGGCTGTGGAATAT
Proteins encoded in this window:
- a CDS encoding DUF4214 domain-containing protein; translation: MMNAWNFLFGTRRERRSDRKTRRAAPLGKTRFQTAGLETLEARTLLAADLAMTNQVAPTTALVAGDVVQYNLTVANSGASDATNTVVTDQLPTGETFLGLVTPNNPAVPNISYDAADNTVTYNVGTVTAGSTGGIGGAPNAVVFALVNSSTSGTLTDTAAVYSADDPSHSTSATAATSQQQNSVTALGAGANDLAISVSPANNNAPVTPGGSDNVVYTITVKNNGSTTASGVQVTDVLPNGSFPGTNSSEPTGVTVTFPQSYYAQATLPNLGAGQSLTFSITVDGPDTPPGALINVAAVSSTGGDTSSGDNFATTVTPVMAATGSAADLSISESASPTYPVVNQSLTYTLTVTNNSTTTDATNVYVTDLLPTGATFVSGTSSLGGVNVVAQSGSVVSALIPTLAKGTTATLTVTVTPTAAGVLANAAYVESTDNTDGTQPNNAITLDTNVTTTALTAHQKYVTAVYEDVLGRSPDAGGLSYWSNLLDQGAAIASVATAIAHSAEYYQNFVIAPDYVKLLGRVADAAGLAYWTSQMQAGLTDQGLEAGFVASNEFYLNAGGTNTAWIDSIYTLLLGRTVDASGETYWAGQLAAGDSRSDVALAIADSAENETKLLDADYQHYLGRAADAGGVTYWLAQFAAGQTNEDVIAGFTGSAEYYQEKTS